One genomic window of Devosia salina includes the following:
- the addA gene encoding double-strand break repair helicase AddA has translation MSDRGDLDIPFDTRASQALASDPGYSIWVEANAGSGKTFVLTNRVLRLLLSGVKPQSILCLTYTKAAAAEMRKRVGDRLAQWAVMDAGDLRGTIRELVGHEPAPRLLEEARTLFARALETPGGLRILTIHAFCEAVLHRFPIEAGVPFDFAVIEDDRQASMLLNARESVLAEGLRGGAHAEAVETLFALLSDDSITKAIGAALGEGARLKPVLADPAGAKARLRAQVGVIGSATEIAARIVSETALTPALWRDIMDSFDADPKARRFIDLVARLDPERLSANQICDLFLTEKDGEKRPRANLLNAEQRKHKPLFQPLLEDERDRVFALEAQLAGALLVERSEAVLDVVAAIAARYEAEKRRHALLDFDDLIDRLGDLLADQALGPWVQYKLDAGIDHVLVDESQDTNEQQWRVVKALAEEFFAGAGAVARPRSIFAVGDQKQSIYSFQGAQPALFGETGLDMARRAAGADKPFESVRLHTSFRTLGSILEAVDLVCDRQDIQQALLADHKIIHQPARAQAGGSVTLWPPVQDDKPSRDTSQWPVEVVEAEQSANRRIAQRIAREIRDWIDKGRILGERNRPVVADDVLILVQKRAALFQEIIRALRSEGLPTPGADRLAVTGHIAVLDLLALIDVLLNPADDLQLAALLRSPLFDLGESELFALAQPRAPGQTLWSALFATTDIAAQAAAERLGRWRAALDMERPFEFLAGVLYAEGGLQRFHARLGGEVDDVLSELLDLALAHEQGTQPSLQGFAADMRRRAVTIKRELAESGGGVRVMTVHGAKGLEAPIVILADATGKPSAQQTGKPVYVLDKAPGPLLLHAASRGQHVPATAALRDRIDATLAEEYWRRLYVAMTRAEDELYVTGPLRAGSTAETQLSGSWYDAIETGLGARAGAVVDAAGEVVAKVFPAPMQAHFRPAPPPATTAPERVQPRPVPPPGGTAVIQPSYAAKLSGRRDGLDTRAEAVRDAEAARREGLALHALLQHLTRLAPADWPRVAPRALEALLPGQEPDHERVVSKAVSILSRAELAHLFGPASRAELPFRVRAIQRGKHVWLRGRMDRVVVDDSGVLVVDYKSDALVPDGAADVPGNYLTQLGLYALVAGQLFPGRPVRAAILWTELESLMNLPDGLMEQARADFTLR, from the coding sequence ATGAGCGATCGCGGCGACCTCGATATCCCCTTCGACACCCGGGCGAGCCAGGCCCTGGCGAGCGACCCCGGATATTCCATCTGGGTGGAGGCCAATGCCGGGTCGGGCAAGACCTTCGTGCTGACCAATCGGGTGCTGCGCCTGCTGCTCTCCGGGGTGAAGCCGCAATCCATCCTCTGCCTCACCTATACCAAGGCGGCCGCCGCCGAGATGCGCAAGCGCGTTGGCGACCGGCTGGCGCAATGGGCGGTGATGGACGCTGGGGACTTGCGCGGGACGATCCGCGAACTGGTCGGGCACGAGCCGGCACCGCGCCTGCTCGAAGAGGCGCGAACCCTCTTTGCCCGGGCGCTGGAAACGCCGGGGGGCCTGCGCATCCTCACCATCCACGCCTTTTGCGAAGCGGTGCTGCACCGTTTCCCCATCGAGGCCGGCGTGCCCTTCGACTTTGCCGTCATCGAGGACGACCGACAGGCCAGCATGCTGCTCAATGCGCGCGAAAGCGTGCTCGCGGAAGGCCTCCGGGGCGGCGCCCATGCCGAGGCGGTGGAGACGCTCTTCGCGCTCCTGAGCGATGATTCCATCACCAAGGCCATCGGCGCGGCGCTCGGCGAGGGCGCCCGCCTGAAGCCGGTCCTGGCCGATCCCGCCGGCGCCAAGGCGCGCCTGCGCGCGCAAGTCGGCGTGATCGGCAGTGCAACCGAGATAGCGGCGCGGATCGTGTCCGAGACCGCGCTGACCCCCGCGCTCTGGCGGGACATCATGGACAGCTTCGATGCCGACCCCAAGGCCAGGCGGTTCATCGATCTGGTCGCCCGGCTCGATCCGGAGCGGCTGAGCGCGAACCAGATCTGCGACCTCTTCCTCACCGAAAAGGACGGCGAGAAGCGCCCCCGCGCCAATCTGCTCAATGCCGAGCAGCGCAAGCACAAGCCCCTTTTCCAGCCGCTGCTCGAAGATGAGCGCGATCGCGTCTTTGCGCTGGAGGCCCAGCTGGCCGGTGCCCTCCTGGTCGAACGCAGCGAGGCCGTGCTCGACGTGGTGGCAGCCATCGCCGCCCGCTACGAGGCCGAAAAGCGCCGTCATGCGCTGCTCGATTTCGACGATCTCATCGACAGGCTCGGCGATCTCCTGGCCGACCAGGCGCTGGGTCCCTGGGTGCAGTACAAGCTCGATGCCGGCATCGATCATGTCCTGGTCGACGAAAGCCAGGACACCAATGAGCAGCAATGGCGGGTGGTCAAAGCCCTGGCCGAGGAGTTCTTCGCCGGGGCCGGCGCCGTGGCCCGGCCACGCTCTATTTTCGCGGTGGGCGACCAGAAACAGTCCATCTATTCCTTCCAGGGCGCGCAGCCGGCCCTGTTCGGTGAGACCGGGCTGGATATGGCACGGCGCGCCGCGGGCGCGGACAAGCCCTTCGAGAGCGTCAGGCTGCACACCAGTTTCCGTACCCTGGGGAGCATTCTCGAGGCCGTCGACCTGGTCTGCGACCGCCAGGATATCCAGCAGGCCCTGCTCGCCGACCACAAGATCATCCACCAGCCGGCCCGCGCCCAGGCGGGCGGCAGCGTCACCCTGTGGCCGCCGGTGCAGGATGACAAACCGTCGCGCGACACCAGCCAATGGCCGGTGGAAGTGGTCGAGGCCGAGCAAAGCGCCAATCGCCGGATCGCCCAGCGCATCGCCCGGGAAATCCGCGACTGGATCGACAAGGGCCGCATCCTGGGCGAGCGCAACCGGCCGGTGGTGGCCGACGACGTGCTCATTCTGGTGCAGAAACGCGCCGCCCTGTTCCAGGAAATCATCCGCGCCTTGCGCAGCGAGGGTCTGCCCACGCCCGGCGCCGACCGGCTGGCGGTGACCGGCCATATCGCCGTGCTCGACCTTCTGGCGCTGATCGACGTGCTGCTCAATCCGGCCGACGACCTGCAGCTGGCCGCCCTGCTGCGCTCGCCGCTGTTCGATCTGGGCGAGAGCGAGCTGTTTGCCCTGGCCCAGCCGCGGGCCCCGGGGCAAACGCTGTGGTCGGCGCTGTTTGCGACGACGGATATTGCTGCGCAGGCGGCGGCCGAACGGCTGGGACGCTGGCGCGCCGCGCTCGACATGGAACGGCCCTTCGAATTCCTGGCCGGCGTGCTCTATGCCGAGGGCGGATTGCAGCGCTTCCATGCCCGGCTGGGTGGCGAGGTGGACGATGTGCTTTCCGAACTGCTCGACCTGGCCCTGGCCCATGAGCAGGGCACCCAGCCCTCGCTTCAGGGCTTTGCCGCCGACATGCGCCGCCGCGCCGTGACCATCAAGCGCGAACTGGCCGAAAGCGGTGGCGGCGTAAGGGTGATGACCGTGCATGGCGCCAAGGGGCTGGAAGCACCCATCGTCATTCTCGCCGACGCCACCGGCAAGCCCAGCGCCCAGCAGACCGGCAAGCCGGTCTATGTGCTCGACAAGGCGCCGGGGCCGCTTCTGCTGCACGCGGCCTCCAGGGGCCAGCACGTGCCGGCCACCGCGGCCCTGCGCGACCGGATCGACGCGACCCTGGCCGAGGAATATTGGCGCCGGCTCTATGTGGCGATGACCCGGGCCGAGGACGAACTCTATGTCACCGGCCCGCTGCGGGCCGGATCGACCGCCGAAACCCAGCTGTCGGGCAGCTGGTATGACGCCATAGAAACCGGATTGGGGGCGCGCGCCGGCGCGGTGGTCGATGCGGCGGGGGAGGTCGTCGCAAAAGTCTTTCCAGCCCCCATGCAGGCCCATTTCCGTCCCGCCCCGCCGCCCGCCACGACAGCGCCAGAGCGGGTGCAGCCGCGTCCGGTGCCGCCACCCGGCGGGACCGCGGTGATACAGCCTTCCTATGCCGCCAAATTATCGGGGCGCCGCGACGGACTGGACACCAGGGCCGAGGCGGTCCGCGATGCCGAGGCGGCGCGGCGCGAGGGGCTGGCGCTGCACGCGCTGCTGCAGCACCTGACCCGGCTTGCCCCGGCGGACTGGCCGAGGGTCGCGCCCCGCGCGCTCGAGGCGCTGCTGCCGGGCCAGGAGCCGGATCATGAACGGGTTGTGAGCAAGGCGGTCTCGATCCTCTCACGGGCCGAACTCGCCCACCTCTTCGGTCCCGCCAGCCGGGCCGAGCTGCCCTTCCGGGTCCGGGCGATTCAGCGGGGGAAACATGTATGGTTGCGCGGCCGCATGGACCGCGTGGTGGTTGACGACTCGGGTGTGCTGGTGGTGGACTATAAATCCGACGCGCTGGTGCCCGATGGGGCCGCCGACGTGCCGGGGAACTATCTCACCCAGCTAGGATTGTATGCGTTGGTTGCAGGTCAGCTTTTCCCCGGACGGCCCGTGCGTGCGGCAATCCTGTGGACAGAGTTGGAATCGTTGATGAATTTGCCGGACGGGCTGATGGAACAGGCCCGCGCGGACTTCACCCTGCGGTGA
- the trxA gene encoding thioredoxin, which yields MTKAVSEANFGQEVLSSNEPVLVDFWAEWCGPCRAIAPVLDELSSELEGKVKIVKLNVDENPGIAAQYGVRSIPTMILFKGGEAADMKIGAGTPKAGLTKWLEGHAA from the coding sequence ATGACCAAAGCCGTTTCCGAAGCCAATTTCGGCCAGGAAGTCCTGAGCTCCAATGAACCCGTCCTGGTCGATTTCTGGGCCGAGTGGTGCGGGCCCTGCCGGGCCATTGCCCCGGTTCTGGATGAGCTCTCCTCCGAGCTGGAGGGCAAGGTGAAGATCGTCAAGCTCAATGTCGACGAGAACCCCGGCATTGCCGCCCAATATGGCGTTCGCTCGATTCCCACCATGATCCTGTTCAAGGGTGGCGAGGCGGCCGACATGAAGATTGGCGCCGGCACCCCCAAGGCGGGCCTGACCAAATGGCTCGAAGGCCACGCGGCCTGA
- the trxA gene encoding thioredoxin produces the protein MMALNVTDANFAQEVLGSDKPVLVDFWAEWCPPCKAMEPTIEALSEELAASVKIVKLDVDSNPGITVQYNVRSMPTLIIFKDGQPVDLKVGAGQSRVQLIKWLEQHAA, from the coding sequence CTGATGGCGCTCAACGTGACCGATGCCAATTTTGCCCAGGAAGTGCTGGGCTCGGACAAGCCCGTGCTGGTGGATTTCTGGGCCGAATGGTGCCCGCCCTGCAAGGCCATGGAGCCGACCATCGAGGCCCTCTCCGAGGAGCTGGCGGCCAGCGTCAAGATCGTCAAGCTCGACGTCGATTCCAATCCCGGCATCACCGTGCAGTACAACGTGCGTTCCATGCCCACGCTGATCATCTTCAAGGACGGCCAGCCGGTGGATCTGAAGGTCGGCGCCGGCCAGAGCCGGGTGCAGCTGATCAAGTGGCTGGAGCAGCACGCCGCCTGA
- the trpA gene encoding tryptophan synthase subunit alpha, with the protein MTTRIDTRFAQCKAENRPALVTYVMGGDPDLATSQAILNALPQAGADVIELGLPFSDPMADGVVIQMAGQRALKAGQTLLGVLGMVEEFRRKDETTPIVMMGYYNPIYSFGVERFIAAAKEAGVDGLIIVDLPAEEDDELCVPALKAGLNFIRLTTPTTDDKRLPVVLENTSGFVYYVSMTGITGAAIKSRAAVGEAVQRIKSHTDLPVAVGFGIKTAEDAAEIGKHSDGVVVGTVLVDAVARSLDDGKATDRTVAAVRDLVADLAAGVRRAKG; encoded by the coding sequence ATGACGACCCGTATCGACACGCGCTTTGCCCAGTGCAAGGCCGAGAACCGCCCCGCCCTGGTCACCTATGTCATGGGCGGCGACCCGGACCTGGCCACCAGTCAGGCGATCCTGAATGCCCTGCCCCAGGCCGGGGCCGACGTGATCGAACTGGGTCTGCCCTTTTCAGACCCCATGGCCGATGGCGTCGTCATCCAGATGGCAGGGCAGCGGGCGCTCAAAGCCGGCCAGACCCTGCTCGGCGTGCTCGGCATGGTCGAGGAATTCCGCCGCAAGGACGAGACCACCCCGATCGTCATGATGGGCTATTACAACCCCATCTATTCCTTTGGCGTCGAGCGCTTCATCGCGGCGGCCAAGGAAGCGGGCGTCGATGGCCTGATCATCGTCGACCTGCCGGCCGAGGAAGATGACGAACTCTGCGTCCCTGCGCTCAAGGCCGGGCTCAATTTCATCCGCCTGACCACCCCCACCACCGACGACAAGCGCCTGCCGGTGGTGCTCGAGAACACTTCGGGCTTTGTCTATTACGTCTCCATGACCGGCATTACCGGGGCGGCGATCAAGTCGCGCGCCGCCGTGGGCGAGGCGGTGCAGCGCATCAAGAGCCATACCGACCTGCCGGTCGCGGTGGGCTTCGGCATCAAGACCGCCGAGGACGCCGCCGAAATCGGCAAGCATTCGGACGGTGTCGTCGTCGGCACGGTGCTGGTCGATGCGGTGGCCAGATCGCTGGACGATGGCAAGGCCACCGACCGGACGGTTGCGGCCGTGCGCGACCTCGTGGCCGATCTGGCTGCCGGGGTCAGGCGGGCTAAGGGTTAA
- the accD gene encoding acetyl-CoA carboxylase, carboxyltransferase subunit beta, with protein MNWIDNFVRPKIRSFLSNKRETPENLWVKDPESGEMVFYRDLEANQWVVPNSGYHMKIKPADRLATFLDEGKYDLVPVPAVPVDPLKFRDQKRYTDRLRESRAKTGYDDSVIVATGKLYERPVTIAIQDFDFMGGSLGMAAGQGIITGLETAARLKTPFVLFVSSGGARMQEGVLSLMQMPRTTVAVLRLREAGLPFFVVLTNPTTGGVTASYAMIGDVHLAEPGALIGFAGQRVIEQTIREKLPKGFQRSEYLYSHGMVDMVVHRHNLRSTIGSLAAILTNAPPNEAITAFSPKAITAQTSMRDAAVAAEGDDDIDPPAAAAHAE; from the coding sequence ATGAACTGGATCGACAATTTCGTCCGCCCCAAAATCCGTTCCTTCCTCTCCAACAAGCGGGAGACGCCGGAGAATTTGTGGGTCAAGGACCCGGAATCGGGCGAGATGGTGTTTTACCGCGATCTCGAGGCCAATCAGTGGGTGGTGCCCAATTCGGGCTATCACATGAAGATCAAGCCCGCCGACCGGCTGGCGACTTTCCTCGACGAGGGCAAGTATGACCTGGTGCCGGTGCCCGCCGTGCCGGTCGATCCGCTGAAATTCCGCGACCAGAAGCGCTATACCGACCGCCTGCGCGAAAGCCGCGCCAAGACCGGCTATGACGACAGCGTCATCGTGGCCACCGGCAAGCTCTATGAGCGTCCCGTTACAATCGCCATCCAGGACTTCGATTTCATGGGCGGCTCGCTGGGCATGGCGGCCGGGCAGGGGATCATCACCGGGCTGGAAACCGCGGCCCGGCTCAAGACCCCCTTCGTGCTCTTCGTCTCCTCGGGCGGCGCCCGTATGCAGGAAGGCGTTTTGAGCCTGATGCAGATGCCGCGCACCACCGTGGCAGTGCTGCGGCTGCGCGAAGCGGGCCTGCCCTTCTTCGTGGTGCTGACCAATCCCACCACCGGCGGCGTTACCGCCTCCTACGCCATGATCGGCGACGTGCATCTGGCCGAGCCAGGAGCCCTGATCGGCTTTGCCGGCCAGCGCGTCATCGAGCAGACCATCCGCGAAAAGCTGCCCAAGGGCTTCCAGCGCTCCGAATATCTCTATAGCCACGGCATGGTCGACATGGTGGTGCACCGCCACAATCTGCGCTCGACCATCGGTTCGCTCGCGGCCATCCTGACCAATGCGCCGCCCAATGAGGCCATCACCGCCTTCAGCCCCAAGGCCATCACCGCGCAAACCAGCATGCGGGACGCGGCCGTGGCGGCCGAGGGCGATGACGATATCGATCCACCCGCCGCGGCTGCCCACGCCGAATAG
- the addB gene encoding double-strand break repair protein AddB yields MSLYSIAPHTPFLPCLVEAVMDGRLLGGWDRSGPFWLSDVTIILPTRRAREALADAFAAHPQFSGLLPDMRTFGGEVEDEEPFLPPFEAPALPASASRLQRRLKLSALVAGWASTVEGRAAFSTPPTAAEIFSMADSLGTLIDDLIIEERSPADIRALGGEMAQELGNYWQQTLQFLDIALNAWPAWLRDQELADAASLRGLRLERQANALRFLFGDRPVIAAGSTGSIPATARLLKAIAELPRGAVVLPGLDMAMSPDMHEALLDPATNPHGHPQYGLAQLLRRFGAGVGQVTELCRSSHPRTALVNLALAPTARTALWSEQRLPDAMVAEALAGVATIQARNEDEEARAIALAGRDALERELTVGIVTPDRNLARRIAAELRRFDIVVDDAAGTPLFHASAGRLARQILNLASGNCAPVDLLALLRNRATTLDGERGALVALADDIDLGLLRGQRPAPGMAGLRAMLAAHLAGKLKYPARKLTPARGAEIAALFDRLEAAIAPLLVLLQAPLLAASELAEALGQSLVALSPEAPLPGREAFQAWVEDMRTLAGQGHRFAPRGLEDVLAALMTGAEVRHRVPEDRRSDIAIWGQLEARLMSPDLLVLASLNEDKWPGAADPGPWLSRGMRLGAGLEPPERMQGLAAHDFAQGLGNHQVILAYAERVGASPSLPSRLVQRLDAFVGEGAAQALRARGRVWIDQARQLDAVATVRPAARPAPNPPVHARPRKLSVTEIETLMRSPYDLYAKHVLKLKPLDALGEDPDARERGTIIHAIFARFVDDNIDPAAPDAFNRLMAIAAEEFAGLEAIGERRDIWLRRFATAATQFLEFEQGRAHLVAARHAEVSGRWDLRLVEPFTITGQADRVDRLANGTLEILDFKTGSPPSPGAMKAFEAPQLPVEALMAVHGGFKDIAPADTSALTYIKIGLGPDAFRSSSFALPEGMSVMEVADAVFARMQAQIDYFLMHETPLPSRLLPVKAQRFAGAYDHLARVAEWTAVDGEDEP; encoded by the coding sequence ATGAGCCTTTATTCCATCGCCCCGCATACGCCCTTCCTGCCGTGCCTCGTCGAGGCGGTGATGGATGGACGCCTGCTGGGGGGCTGGGACCGGAGCGGGCCATTCTGGCTGAGCGACGTCACCATCATCCTGCCCACCCGCCGCGCCCGCGAGGCGCTGGCCGACGCCTTTGCCGCCCATCCCCAATTCAGCGGCCTCCTGCCCGACATGCGCACCTTTGGCGGCGAAGTGGAGGACGAAGAGCCCTTCCTGCCCCCCTTCGAGGCCCCGGCCCTGCCGGCCTCGGCCAGCCGGTTGCAGCGGCGGCTGAAATTGTCCGCCCTGGTGGCGGGCTGGGCCAGCACGGTCGAGGGGCGCGCGGCCTTTTCGACCCCGCCGACGGCCGCGGAAATCTTCTCCATGGCCGATTCGCTGGGCACGCTGATCGACGACCTGATCATCGAGGAGCGCAGCCCGGCCGATATCCGCGCCCTGGGCGGCGAGATGGCGCAGGAACTGGGCAATTACTGGCAACAGACGCTGCAATTCCTCGATATCGCGCTGAATGCCTGGCCGGCCTGGCTCAGGGACCAGGAGCTGGCGGACGCCGCGTCCCTGCGGGGCCTGAGGCTCGAGCGGCAGGCCAATGCGCTCCGCTTCCTCTTCGGCGACCGGCCCGTCATTGCGGCCGGCTCGACCGGTTCGATTCCCGCCACGGCCCGGCTGCTCAAGGCGATTGCCGAGCTGCCCCGGGGCGCCGTGGTGCTGCCCGGGCTCGACATGGCCATGAGCCCGGACATGCACGAGGCGCTGCTCGACCCCGCCACCAACCCCCATGGCCACCCGCAATATGGCCTGGCGCAGCTCTTGCGCCGCTTCGGGGCCGGCGTGGGGCAGGTCACCGAACTCTGCCGCTCCAGCCACCCACGCACCGCGCTGGTCAACCTGGCGCTCGCGCCCACCGCCCGCACCGCGCTGTGGTCCGAACAGCGCCTGCCCGATGCAATGGTCGCCGAGGCGCTGGCGGGCGTCGCCACCATCCAGGCCCGCAATGAGGACGAGGAGGCGCGTGCCATTGCCCTGGCCGGTCGCGATGCGCTGGAGCGGGAACTGACCGTGGGCATCGTTACGCCGGACCGCAATCTGGCCCGCCGCATCGCCGCCGAACTGAGACGCTTCGACATCGTGGTCGACGACGCCGCCGGCACGCCCCTGTTCCACGCGTCGGCCGGGCGCCTGGCCCGGCAGATCCTCAACCTCGCCAGTGGCAATTGCGCGCCGGTGGACCTCCTGGCGCTTCTGCGCAATCGGGCCACCACGCTCGACGGTGAGCGCGGCGCCCTGGTGGCCCTCGCCGACGACATCGATCTGGGGCTGTTGCGCGGCCAGCGGCCGGCCCCGGGCATGGCCGGCCTTCGCGCCATGCTGGCAGCCCATCTCGCCGGAAAACTGAAATATCCGGCCCGCAAGCTGACGCCGGCCCGTGGCGCCGAAATCGCCGCGCTGTTCGACCGCCTGGAAGCCGCGATCGCGCCGCTCCTCGTCCTCCTGCAGGCGCCGCTCCTGGCCGCGTCCGAGCTGGCCGAGGCGCTGGGCCAGAGCCTTGTTGCCCTCAGCCCGGAGGCGCCGCTGCCGGGCCGGGAGGCGTTCCAGGCCTGGGTCGAGGACATGCGGACGCTCGCAGGACAGGGACACCGATTTGCCCCCCGCGGCCTCGAAGACGTGCTGGCAGCATTGATGACCGGCGCCGAAGTGCGCCACCGCGTGCCGGAGGACCGACGCAGCGACATCGCTATCTGGGGCCAGCTCGAAGCCCGGCTGATGAGCCCGGACCTGCTGGTGCTGGCGTCGCTCAACGAGGACAAATGGCCAGGCGCGGCCGATCCCGGCCCCTGGCTCAGCCGCGGCATGCGGCTCGGCGCCGGTCTCGAACCGCCGGAGCGCATGCAGGGACTGGCCGCGCACGACTTTGCGCAAGGGCTGGGCAATCACCAGGTGATCCTGGCCTATGCCGAGCGGGTGGGTGCCAGTCCGTCCCTGCCCTCGCGCCTGGTGCAGCGGCTCGATGCCTTTGTGGGTGAGGGGGCCGCCCAGGCGCTGCGCGCGCGGGGGCGCGTCTGGATCGACCAGGCCCGCCAGCTCGACGCCGTGGCGACGGTTCGGCCCGCCGCACGGCCCGCACCCAATCCGCCCGTCCATGCGCGTCCGCGCAAACTCTCGGTGACCGAGATCGAGACGCTGATGCGCTCGCCCTATGACCTCTATGCCAAGCACGTCCTCAAGTTGAAGCCACTCGATGCGCTGGGCGAGGACCCCGATGCGCGCGAACGCGGCACCATCATCCACGCCATTTTCGCCCGCTTCGTCGACGACAATATCGACCCGGCCGCGCCCGACGCCTTTAACCGGCTGATGGCGATTGCCGCCGAGGAATTTGCCGGGCTCGAAGCCATTGGCGAGCGCCGCGACATCTGGCTGAGGCGCTTCGCCACCGCGGCCACGCAATTCCTGGAGTTCGAGCAGGGCCGGGCGCATCTGGTGGCTGCTCGCCATGCCGAAGTCTCCGGCCGCTGGGACCTGCGGCTCGTCGAGCCCTTCACCATCACCGGCCAGGCCGACCGGGTCGACCGGCTCGCCAATGGGACGCTTGAAATCCTCGATTTCAAGACCGGCTCGCCGCCCAGCCCGGGCGCCATGAAGGCCTTCGAGGCGCCGCAATTGCCGGTCGAAGCGCTGATGGCTGTCCATGGCGGGTTCAAGGACATCGCCCCCGCCGATACCAGTGCGCTCACCTATATCAAGATCGGGCTGGGGCCCGACGCCTTCCGCTCCAGCAGCTTTGCCCTGCCCGAGGGCATGAGCGTGATGGAGGTGGCCGATGCCGTGTTCGCGCGCATGCAGGCCCAGATCGACTATTTCCTGATGCACGAAACCCCGCTGCCGTCGCGGCTGCTGCCGGTCAAGGCCCAGCGCTTTGCCGGCGCCTATGACCATCTGGCCCGGGTCGCCGAATGGACGGCGGTGGACGGGGAGGACGAGCCATGA
- a CDS encoding alpha/beta fold hydrolase has translation MASVISKDGTRIGYDMFGEGPLLVCIAGATQYRAIDQDGTPGLARLLAPHFTILIYDRRGRGESTDTMPYAVAREVEDIAALIDAHGGRASLFGMSSGAVLAVEAAAALGGMIEGLVLYEPPVDPTRSAEDYRDDHAAMAELARDGQSEDMMIRFLEDVMPAEALEGFRQSPAWPAFAAVGLTIEHDYRVLAEARERDTPPARWSAITAPALVVDGDQSFDFMKAGADWVAGGLPGAQRRTLAGQDHGYDPAVLAPVVLAFLGRQ, from the coding sequence ATGGCCAGTGTCATATCGAAGGACGGTACGCGGATCGGCTACGACATGTTCGGGGAAGGACCGCTCCTGGTCTGCATTGCCGGCGCGACGCAATACCGGGCGATCGACCAGGACGGGACGCCCGGTCTCGCCCGGCTGCTGGCGCCGCATTTCACCATACTGATCTACGACCGGCGTGGACGCGGCGAGTCCACGGACACCATGCCCTATGCAGTCGCCCGCGAAGTGGAGGACATTGCGGCGCTGATCGACGCGCATGGGGGGCGCGCCAGCCTTTTCGGCATGTCGTCGGGGGCAGTACTGGCGGTCGAGGCCGCGGCTGCGCTCGGCGGGATGATCGAGGGCCTCGTGCTCTACGAGCCGCCGGTGGACCCGACCCGAAGCGCCGAGGACTACCGAGACGATCACGCGGCCATGGCCGAACTGGCCCGGGACGGCCAGTCCGAGGACATGATGATCCGGTTTCTTGAAGATGTGATGCCGGCAGAGGCGTTGGAGGGGTTCCGGCAGTCGCCGGCTTGGCCCGCCTTTGCGGCGGTCGGCCTGACCATCGAGCACGATTATCGCGTGCTGGCCGAGGCGCGGGAGCGCGATACGCCGCCCGCACGCTGGTCCGCCATCACCGCGCCGGCCCTCGTGGTGGATGGCGATCAGAGCTTCGATTTCATGAAGGCCGGCGCCGATTGGGTCGCCGGCGGCCTGCCCGGAGCGCAGCGTCGCACGCTGGCCGGGCAGGACCACGGCTATGATCCCGCGGTCCTGGCGCCGGTCGTCCTGGCCTTTCTCGGCCGGCAATAG
- a CDS encoding nucleotidyltransferase family protein, whose translation MQETARFPDVMLLAAGLGTRLRPVTETLPKPLVPVAGVPLIERIMANARAEGATRFVANAHYRADQLLAHFGGLLKVNREAELLGTGGGVKAALPMLHSDPFFVMNTDAFWPAGSDAPLQRMQARHAETDDIVLLCVQPHRASGFGRSHDFCLDPMGRITLDYGAPVIYAGVALMGRSLFDETPDGAFSLNRLFEAALERESLKGVVLDAPWFHVGDPEALAAAERALGA comes from the coding sequence ATGCAAGAGACTGCCCGATTCCCCGATGTGATGTTGCTGGCGGCCGGCCTCGGCACACGGCTGCGGCCGGTGACCGAGACCCTGCCCAAGCCGCTGGTGCCGGTGGCCGGCGTGCCGCTGATCGAGCGCATCATGGCCAATGCCCGGGCCGAGGGCGCGACGCGCTTCGTCGCCAATGCCCATTACCGCGCTGACCAATTGCTGGCCCATTTCGGCGGGCTCCTCAAGGTCAACCGCGAGGCCGAGCTGCTCGGCACCGGCGGCGGAGTGAAGGCGGCGCTGCCCATGCTGCATTCCGACCCGTTCTTCGTGATGAACACCGACGCCTTCTGGCCCGCGGGCAGCGACGCGCCGCTCCAGCGCATGCAGGCGCGCCATGCCGAAACCGACGATATCGTGCTGCTCTGCGTACAGCCGCATCGCGCCTCCGGCTTCGGCCGCAGCCATGATTTCTGCCTCGATCCCATGGGCCGCATCACCCTCGATTACGGCGCACCGGTAATCTATGCCGGGGTGGCGCTGATGGGGCGGAGCCTGTTCGACGAGACCCCGGACGGCGCCTTCTCCCTCAACCGCCTGTTCGAGGCGGCGCTGGAGCGCGAGAGCCTGAAGGGCGTGGTGCTCGACGCGCCCTGGTTCCATGTCGGCGACCCCGAGGCCCTCGCCGCAGCCGAGCGGGCCCTGGGCGCATGA